AATTCCTACAATAATTCCTACAATAATAAATATCTGGCTTTAATAAACATAAAGCTTTAACAAAATTAAACCTTAAACTTAAAACAAAAATGCAGCATAATTAGGATTGCCCAATTAAACTTGTAAGTAATAAATTTACTAGAATTGCTACGCTAATAGGACCTTTTGCAAGCTCTTAAGTATCCTAGATTTCAGCAGTAAGTCTGCTCTATATCATTTATAAGCACAAAGGAAATGATAAGACCCATTGACTTACTAAACGCATAGCGCTCTTAACTCTAGGTACACATGATTAAAGCACATTTTACTAAGGTAAAGGTTCCTATAACACTTAAGATACTATATAATAATTATATAAGGAGATTCTTATGGGACACGCGCAACCAGTAATTACTCAACAAATGGTTATAGCAGAACTTACTAAAGCTGGAATAAACAGAGACATTGCTGCTGATCTTTCTTATAGATATTATCGTAATGAGCTTACTTACAAAGATATTGAGTATTTAGAGAACAATTTTAACTTAAAACTCGAAATGTTAGAACGTAGCCTAAAATCTGAGATTATATCCGTTAAAACTGAACTTAATAACAGAATAGATATTAAATTTAATGAACTCGATAATAAAATAGATACTGTTGAGAATAATCTAAATGTAAAGATTGATACTAAATTTAATGAACTCGATAATAAAATAGATACTGTTGAGAATAATCTAAATGTAAAGATTGATACTAAATTTAATGAACTTGATAATAAAATAGATACTAAATTTAATGAACTTGATAACAAAATAGACATTAATAAAATGGAATATAAAAGTACATCAAGATTACATAATTGGATGTTTGGAACTATTATTACGCTTAATATAGGAATAATCTTAGCATTAATATCAATGTTAAGTAAGTAAACTTAAAATTCATATTTTCTAATGAAATTATCAGTCTCTAAAACAAACTCCTTATCATAATGTGTTGTTAGAGTAATTTTAAGTCTATCTCTAGCTTTAAGCTTATCAACAAATCGCCTGCTAAGAGTAATAATAAAAGTATTATACACTGGTGTTGGAAAGATAACTTTTAAAAATTTCGGATTCTCATCAGGACGTCCCATCTGAAAATCTTTAATCATAGCAAATTCAGAATTAGGTTCATAAAGATGAAATATGGATACTTCTGCTTCTACGCCATCAAAAATAACCTTCTTAAAATTAACTGCCCGCGGCCCATCAACTATTTCAAACTTTAAATAATAAGATGGGTAACCCTTTAGCATTGCACTTTTATACCCCCCATCACTCATTCTCTTTATCTTTTCCCTAAAAGACCCCGCAAGGTCCTCTTCAGTAAAAACAATACGCCTTATGCTACCAAAGTTAAACTCTTTTGAATATTCCCTGTTACAATAAGAATCATCTCTACAAGATGATTCAAGCTTAACCCCAAGCAAAAATACACCTATTAAGCACAATAAACATAAACGGCAAATTACCTTAGTAGCCTTAATAAACATATCTGCCTCCTTAAAGATAACAATTTTTAAGATAACAACTTTAAGATAAATGACTACTGTGATGCTTCAAAACTAGCTACTTGCTCTAACAAATCAACAAATCTGCTCAAATTTACTGCACTAACTTTAAAGTAATATTTCCTTAAAAGCCTATTCTCAGATTCAATGCAAGTAACGCAAAATTGTAAGTCAGAATCCTTAGCTTGCCTTATAAGTTCTCTCCACTCTGACGAGAATTTACCGAAATAAAATAACCCTCTCTCCAAACCCCATTTTCCATCCCGATTGTTCATATCAATCACCCCCTCATCGGCAGACCTATTAATATGAACAATGCTTCCCATTAAGTCGATTGTCTTTAACTTAATCTCACTATCACTCTTAAGCCCAAAATTTACATGCACATATCCAGTATAATTAGAATAATGCATTGAAAGAAAATTATCATCATTAGTTAAACCTAAGTAAATTTCGCCTGATCTATCGCTATTGCCTGAATAATGTACTTTAAGCTCCTCAGACTCTTTTGCAAACAAATCACAAAATACAAATAAACTGACTATAAATAATAATTTAAAAAAAAGTTTTTCTCCTACCATAATTAAAGACTCTCCTAAAATTAAATTTTTCATCAATAATATATATATGCCTCAAGTCTATACCCAAAACAGGCATTAATCAACCTTACTTAAAACCTTTAAATATTAATCTGAATTTATAAAATTCCTACAACAATGAATATCTAACTTTAAAAGCCATATTTTTTGATAAAATTATAAGTCTCGAAAACAAACTCTTTATCATAATGAGAAGTCAGAGTAATTTTAATTTTGTCTCTCTTTTTAAGCTTATCAATAAATCTCTTTTTAAGAACAATAGTAAAAGTATTATGCACTGGTATTGGAAAAATAAGGTTTAAAAATCTTTTATTAACATCAGGCTCTCCCATCTGAAAATCTTTAATACTAGCAAGTTGCGCACTAGGTTCATAAAGATCAAATATAGATACTTCTGCTTCTGCACCATCAAAAATAACCTTCTTAAAATTAATTGCCCGCGGTTCACTAACTATTTCAAACTCTAAATAATAAGCTGGATAACCCTCTTCAATTGCTTTTCTATACTCTTCATTACGCATTGTCTTTATCTCTTCCCTATAAGACTTTGAGAGATCCCCTCTCTTAAAAGAAATACTCCTTATGCTACCAGACTTAAATTCTTCAGAATATCGCTTGCTACAAAAATATTTACTCTCACAAGATGATTCGAGCTTAGCCCCAAGCAAAAATACACCCAACACATAAAATTGAAAATACATTAATACTCTAGCAATAACCTGAATAAACATATATGCCTCCTTAAAGATAACAATTTTTAAGATAACCTTAAGATAAATGACTACGGTAATAATTCAAAACCATGCACCTGTTCTATTAGATCAATCAATTTACTCAAATTTGCTGCACTAACTTTAAAAGTATACTTCCGCTCAAGTTTACCCTCAGCCTCAACACACTCAACATTAAATTTTAAGTCACCCTTAGCTTTTTTAATCAGTTCTCTCCACTCTGGCTTGCAGCTATGAAAATTAAGATCAAAACCATTGCCCCACATTCTATCCCGATTAGACATCTTCATTAACCTATCCAAGGTAAATATATCGTACATACAGACATCATTTTCATTTAATTTAATCGTCTTTAGATAAATTTCACGATCACTTTTAAGATCAAGATATACCTTTACAGAACCACCCAAATAAGAATTATAACTAACTACAAGCATAGCACCATCATCATTAATCAAATTCAATGCAAAACCACCTGTACCACTTTTATTGCTGAAATAAGACGCTGTAAACTGCTCAGATTCTTTAGCGAAAGTATTATAAAAACAAAATACGAGGAAACTGACTGTAAATAATAATCTTAAAAAGAATTTCTCTGCTATCATAATTAAATACTCCCCTAAAAGATTAAATTTTTATCAACAATAACATTGATAATAACATTGATAATAACATAAATGAATAAATAAATGAATATTCAAGTCCATGCCTAAATGGACATTAATCAACCTTATAATACCACTAACCATCAATCTAGATTTTAAATAGATCAATAGATCAAACTTCAAAAGTTGCTTGGAAAACAAACAAATAAACTAATTAAATTAAACGGGCAAAAATAAATTTACCCTAAAGCTTATAAGCTTTAGGGTAAAACATACTAATATTTAACTAAATCTATCCCTTAACTTTGGAACTTAATGCACGAAAATCATCACTAAGATTAGAATTACCCTTAAACGCTGATTTCATCTGTCTAAATATCCAATCAAAAGAATCATCACTGTAATCATTACCATTTGCAAAAATATCTGCTAAGCTTTGGAAAAATAGACTTAAAGAAGTCCCACTATAGTGTCTAGAACTAACTGAACACCTAATTAAAGCGTCTACCGCAGCATTACTACTTAGATCGCTAACAGAACTAATTCCAGCTTGACTTAAAAGCTCATTATCTTTACCCTGACTAATCCAATTTTGAATCTCTTGTGAACTTCTAGCATTTGATTTTATCAAATCAAATACCTTCTTCATAGCTCGTGCCAATTCTATTCTTCTAAAAGAAGAAGTAGAATCATTTCTTTTTAACCAATTAAAGAATTTTTCGCGTACGGTCTCAAATTTTTTTTGCTCAGAAGTTGATCTACCATTAACTTTAATAGCATCTTCAAGATACTTCTCTAAATACCCAAATAATTTTTTCTCTTCATCAGTAATAACTATAACCGAACCGCCACTGCCATAAGTTGACCTACAGCTAACAGACCTAGGACTAGAAGACACATAAGAATAAGCAACCCTTGTTCCCAAAATAGAAGATACAGGACCTCTTGGGTTCCATCTAGTTTGACTAGTAGTAGTTCTATTTTTATTTCGACGCTTTTGTTGTTTATCTGCTTTTCTATCTACTTTTTTATCTACTTCTTTGCTTGGCTCCTTCTGCTCAACTTCTGTTGCTTGAACAGTTACAGCTTCTTGGTTCTCAGCAGGTATACTAGCAACTTTTACGTCCCCACTACCAGACAACTCACCAGGCTTAGCAACAACTACTCCACCAGCAGACACATCAACTCCACCTTTATCCTCAAGCTCATTAACAACTTCTAGCTCATAATCAACAACATCATCATAGTCTACATAAACAACGTTGCCATCCTCATCAACATAAGCATATTCATATTCGCCTTTAAGAACATCTACAAGATAATCTGCACCTTGCTTAGCAGCCATCAGACCA
The nucleotide sequence above comes from Borrelia hermsii DAH. Encoded proteins:
- the bdr gene encoding Bdr family repetitive protein, coding for MGHAQPVITQQMVIAELTKAGINRDIAADLSYRYYRNELTYKDIEYLENNFNLKLEMLERSLKSEIISVKTELNNRIDIKFNELDNKIDTVENNLNVKIDTKFNELDNKIDTVENNLNVKIDTKFNELDNKIDTKFNELDNKIDINKMEYKSTSRLHNWMFGTIITLNIGIILALISMLSK